In Chroicocephalus ridibundus chromosome 4, bChrRid1.1, whole genome shotgun sequence, one genomic interval encodes:
- the DBX1 gene encoding homeobox protein DBX1: MMFPSLIAPPAVYPSLLRPTPTLTLPQSLQSAFSSHSSFLVEDLIRISRPTGYLPRTGPPPSMSPPTSATRTDSGTPELASSTTAAGSRRICSPQTSSSESTFLKFGVNAILSSAPRTETSPALLQSVPPKTFSFPYFEGSFQPFIRSSYFPATSAVVPIPGTFSWPLAARGKPRRGMLRRAVFSDVQRKALEKMFQKQKYISKPDRKKLAAKLGLKDSQVKIWFQNRRMKWRNSKERELLSSGGCREQTLPTKFNPHPDLSDVGKKCSGEEEEEEVPPVCPPSPRHPLTYHQSPEHLHLRDRLDSQMSPSPSHSSSPSKPSDFSDSEEEDDEGEEEEEEITVS; the protein is encoded by the exons ATGATGTTCCCCAGCCTCATCGCCCCCCCGGCCGTCTACCCAAGCCTCCTGCGGCCGACCCCCACCCTCACCTTGCCTCAGTCGCTGCAGTCAGCTTTTTCCAGCCATTCCAGCTTCCTGGTGGAAGATTTGATCCGGATCAGCAGGCCCACCGGTTACCTGCCCAGGACTGGCCCCCCGCCCAGCATGTCCCCCCCGACCTCGGCCACCAGGACAGACTCCGGGACGCCGGAGCTCGCCAGCTCCACCACCGCCGCCGGCTCCAGAAGGATCTGTTCGCCACAGACATCCAGCAGCGAATCCACTTTCCTGAAGTTTGGGGTCAACGCCATCCTCTCCTCCGCCCCCCGCACCG aaACGTCCCCTGCGTTGCTTCAGAGCGTCCCTCCCAAGACTTTCTCCTTTCCGTACTTTGAAGGATCCTTCCAGCCCTTTATCAGATCTTCCTATTTCCCAG CCACCTCTGCCGTGGTCCCCATCCCCGGCACCTTCTCCTGGCCGCTGGCCGCCCGTGGCAAGCCCCGCCGTGGCATGCTACGTCGCGCCGTTTTCTCTGACGTGCAACGCAAGGCACTGGAGAAGATGTTCCAGAAGCAGAAGTACATCAGCAAACCCGACAGGAAGAAGTTGGCAGCCAAGCTGGGCCTCAAGGACTCGCAG GTGAAGATCTGGTTCCAGAACAGGAGGATGAAGTGGAGAAACTCGAAAGAAAGAGAGCTCCTCTCTTCTGGTGGCTGCAGAGAACAGACCCTACCGACCAAGTTCAACCCTCACCCAGACCTCAGTGACGTAGGGAAGAAGTgttcaggagaggaggaggaggaggaggttccCCCCGTGTGCCCACCCAGCCCCCGGCATCCCTTAACCTACCACCAGTCCCCAGAACATCTGCACTTGAGGGACAGACTGGACTCCCAGATGTCTCCTTCTCCATCCCATTCTAGCAGCCCCAGCAAACCTTCAGACTTCTCAGACTcagaggaagaggatgatgaaggggaagaggaagaggaggaaataacAGTCTCTTAG